A stretch of DNA from Clostridium sp. JN-9:
GACTGCGAATTATTGGCTCCAAGAAATAGTGATTACATTAAAGATTTTTCAAATAAGCCGCAAAAAATGTTAAACCTATATCCTGAAACTTATAAAGGAACAATCTATACAGCTATGATTACAGGAGGCGCAAATAGACTTCAACTAAACTTTGCTCCTGACAATGAATTTTTACAACTCAGTTTCAAATATAATCCGAGAGGAACTAAAATCAGTTGAAAGTTGAAAGTTAAAAGTTAAGAGTCAGTTAGGAACTAAAAACTAAGAAGTAAGAAGTAAGAAGTAGAAGTAAGAAGTAAAGTAAAGATATTTTTCGCGGAGCTGAAAAATTAAATTTAAAGTTTTGCCATTGGCAAAACTACATTAACTTAAAACTTAAAACTTAAAACTTTTAACTGAAATAAAGGGCTGCTCCAAATTTGAAGCAGCCCTTTTATTTATAAAGTATTAGCACTACCTAAAACTTCATCAATTTTCTTTTCAACTAATTTTTGAATGTTATTTCTTGCAGCTCCTAAGTATTTTCTTGGATCAAATTCCTTTGGATTTTCAGCAAATACTTCTCTGATAGAAGCTGTCATAGCTAATCTTATGTCTGTATCATATTGATTTTGCAAACAGCCATTGAAGAAGCCTTTCTAAGCATATCTGCTGGGACTCCTTTAGCGCCTGCAATGTTTCCGCCATATTTATTACATGTTTCAACTGAAGCTTTATCAACTGATGAAGCACCATGAAGAACAATAGGGAATCCTGGTAATTTCTTTTGAACTTCTTCTAATATATCAAATCTTAATTTTGCTTCTCCAGCGAACTTGTATGCACCATGGCTTGTTCCTATAGCTATAGCCAATGAATCAACACCAGTTCTATTTACAAAGTCAACTGCCTGATCTGGGTCTGTGTATATATGAACATCACTCTTTACGTCGTCTTCTACTCCGGCAAGTACTCCAAGCTCTGCTTCAACTACTACGCCGTGGGCATGAGCATATTCAACTACTTCCTTTGTTTTAGCAACATTTTCTTCATATTCATAATGTGATCCATCAAACATAACAGATGTAAATCCTGTTTCGATGGCTAATTTAACTGTTTCAAAATCTGGGCCGTGATCTAAATGAAGAGCTAAATCTATATTAGTATCAGCAATTGCAGCATCAACCATTGCTTTTAAATATTTGGACCTGCATATTTAAGAGCTCCTGATGATACCTGTAAAATAACAGGGGATTTTTTTGCCTTGCAGGCATTTACTACACCTTGAATTATCTCCATATTATTAATGTTGAAAGCACCAATTGCATAATGTCCTTCATAAGCCTTTTTAAACATTTCTTTAGTAGTTACTAATGCCATATTAATTCCACCTTCCAAATTAAAATTTTAATCATTAAAAAATATAACTCATATATATACTTTAAGATCCATATATATGATGCGTCTATGGTCTTATGATGTCCCAGCGGGACACTAATGATTACATTATTATTATAATCCATAACCTTTTTATTTTCCATAGTTTCATTATAAAATATTTATTTCTATTATCAATTAAAAGTTTCTATATAAAGTATATTTTGAAGATTTATTTTTTCACTGTCTTTAATATGCATTATGAGAAGTTTGATAGTATGAACAGAAGCCATGGATTCATCCTTGTTTTTACATTTTACAAATTGGATCATTCTGTAAGCTTCACTATTGATTGGATCCAGCTCAGAATGATGAACAATAACAGACATAGTTTTATAAGTATCCTGCCATTCATTTAAAAATTCATATGATGCAGTGTAGGCATCATCCCAGGCTTCACTACTGATATAGTCTTCAAGATTTTTACTTGCTACTTCAAATTTTTCACAGGTTTTGTTCAGGTATTTTAGAGAAAACACAATAGAAATTATTAATGCGAAAAAAATGATAAATGAAGAATATATATTTTTCATGGAGTATCCTTCCTTTCCTGAAAGTAAAATTCACCCTTTGAATCAATCATTGCAATAAAGACGTCTTTTGTATTTGAGATATTATACTTGTTTAGTTTTTCATTCAGCCAATTTATATTCTTTTTTAATAATTTTAAATTGTCATAGTTCACTTTACCGTCCAGAATTAAAGTAACAGGCATGGTATCCTGAGTAGTTTGTATTTTCATATCCTGTTTTGTAACATTTGAAAGTTCAGTTTTAGGAATTATGGACAGCTGTCCGCTGGTTTCTAAAATGGCATACTGAATATCAGAAATATTATAATATCCTTGAAGCCTCACTTCTTCTATTAAATCATTAAGGTTATATTTATTGACTTTTAACTGCTTAATATCAATTTTACCGTTATTAATAATAATACTTGGCTCGCCGCTGAATAATTTTCTGGCAAATTCACTTTTCAATTCCAATATGGATAAAGTAATTTCTAAAATAAGTAATGTTACAATGGGGATAACGCCGTTTAATAATGGTATTTTAGTATCCTGCATAGGTAATGATGCCAATTCAGAAATCATGATGGCTATAGCTAGTTCAAAGGGCTGAAGCTGACCTATTTGTTTTTTCCCCATTAACCTCATTGTTATTACAACCAGAATATATAAAATTGCAGTTCTTATGAGAATAATAAACATTAGTAATAACACCTCCATAGTTCTATTCTGCTGAAAAAAAGCAAAATTATAAGTGAAAAGGTAACAATTTTATATTTAATAAAGTATAATAATAGTACATCGAAAAAATGGGAGATGAGTTTTGGTGGAGAAATTAAAAATAACTTTTAGTGATGGTACTAATGAACTTTGTGATTATGGGGAAATAATCGGCCATATTTTTGAGGAAAAATATAAAGATACAGCTCAAAAACCAGTATTAGCTAAAGTTAATAATAAATATTATGAACTTACTTCACCGCTAAATGAAGAGGGAGAAATTAAGCCTGTATTTATTAATGAAAATATGGGAATGAAATGCTATATAAGAACATTGCAGTTTATATTAATTAAAGCTGTATCAGATTTATATAAAAATAGTAAAATTACAATTGAACATTCCATAAGTAAGGGGATATTCGGCGAAATTCACAAGGAAACGCCTCTTACTGAAGAGGATATAAGCAAAATAAAGAAGAAAATGACGGAAATAATAGATAAAGATTTTTTAATTAATAAAATAACTTTGAAAAAAGATGAAGCTATTAAGATTTTTATAGATTACAATATGCCTGATAAAGTAAAACTATTAAGACAGCTGGACTCTGAATATTTAAAATTATATGAACTGGATGGAAGATATGATTATTTCTATGGATCTATGGCATATTCCACTGGAGTAATTTATAAGTTTGATTTAATTTATTATAATCCAGGTTTTATATTAAGGTATCCAAGTCAGGAAAATCCATTGGAAATACCGCCATTCAAAGAATATGCAAAGCTTGCCAAGATATTTTATGAAACAGAAAAATGGGGAGAAATATTAGGGGTTGGAGATGTAGGATCTCTTAATAATAAAGCTGCTGATGGTGACATAGTGGATATTATAAGAGTATCAGAAGCATTGCATGAAAAGAAAATAGCATATATAGCAGATACTGTGGCGGAAAGAGAAAAGGTAAAAATAATACTTATTGCAGGCCCCTCCTCATCAGGTAAAACAACATTTGCAAGAAGGCTGGCCATTCAGCTCAGGGTAAATGGATTAATGCCAATACCAATTTCTCTGGATGATTATTTTGTTGACAGGCAGCATACTCCAAAGGATGAAAAGGGTGAGTATGATTTTGAATCAATAAAAGCTTTAGACTTAAAATTATTTAATGAAAATCTGCAGTCACTGCTTCAGGGTAAGGAAACCCATATTCCAAGCTATAATTTTAAAACAGGAAGCAGGGAATGGAGCGGAAATAAGATAAAGCTTCCCAGAAATGGGGTACTAATAATTGAAGGAATTCACGGACTAAATGATATGCTCACCAATTCCATACCAAAGGAAAATAAGTTTAAAATATATATTAGTGCTCTCACTCAGCTAAACCTGGACAGCCATAACAGAATATCTACTACAGATGTAAGGATAATCAGAAGAATAGTAAGAGATTATTTGTCCAGGGGATATGCTGCAGAAGATACATTAAAAATGTGGCCCTCTATAAAAAAAGGGGAAGAAAATAATATTTTTGTATATCAGGAAAATGCTGATGTTATGTTCAATTCCACTTTGGTATATGAGTTATGTATTTTAAAAAAGCACGCTTTAAAAGAACTTGAGAAAATTAATGCTAACAGTTCTGTGTACTATGAGGCATTAAGGCTAAGCAGTTTTCTGCATTTCTTTAAAGATGTTGATGAAAGTCTTGTTCCAGAGAACTCTATATTAAGAGAATTTATTGGTGGAAGCTGTTTTTACAAGTATTAATTTTTTAAAAAAGTGTATAAAAAGTAGAGTCATTGAACTAAATTTATTGTATAATAAATTTAGTTCATTTTAATTTTAAAATGAAAGAATTTATGCAATTGTTGAAAGGCTGGTGTATTCATTTGAGGGAATACAGTGTTTTTGATATATTAGGACCTATTATGATAGGGCCATCAAGCTCTCATACTGCAGGAGCTGCCAGGTTAGGGAAAATAGCCCGAATTATTTCAGACAATGATGTAAAAGATGTTAAATTTTTATTACATGGATCATTTGCCAAAACATATAGGGGGCATGGAACAGACAGGGCATTAGTTGCAGGCATATTGGGAATGGATCCTTCTGATGACAGATTAAAGGATTCAATGGAAATTGCAAGAAAGGA
This window harbors:
- a CDS encoding DUF4363 family protein translates to MKNIYSSFIIFFALIISIVFSLKYLNKTCEKFEVASKNLEDYISSEAWDDAYTASYEFLNEWQDTYKTMSVIVHHSELDPINSEAYRMIQFVKCKNKDESMASVHTIKLLIMHIKDSEKINLQNILYIETFN
- a CDS encoding DUF421 domain-containing protein; this encodes MFIILIRTAILYILVVITMRLMGKKQIGQLQPFELAIAIMISELASLPMQDTKIPLLNGVIPIVTLLILEITLSILELKSEFARKLFSGEPSIIINNGKIDIKQLKVNKYNLNDLIEEVRLQGYYNISDIQYAILETSGQLSIIPKTELSNVTKQDMKIQTTQDTMPVTLILDGKVNYDNLKLLKKNINWLNEKLNKYNISNTKDVFIAMIDSKGEFYFQERKDTP
- a CDS encoding nucleoside kinase, translated to MEKLKITFSDGTNELCDYGEIIGHIFEEKYKDTAQKPVLAKVNNKYYELTSPLNEEGEIKPVFINENMGMKCYIRTLQFILIKAVSDLYKNSKITIEHSISKGIFGEIHKETPLTEEDISKIKKKMTEIIDKDFLINKITLKKDEAIKIFIDYNMPDKVKLLRQLDSEYLKLYELDGRYDYFYGSMAYSTGVIYKFDLIYYNPGFILRYPSQENPLEIPPFKEYAKLAKIFYETEKWGEILGVGDVGSLNNKAADGDIVDIIRVSEALHEKKIAYIADTVAEREKVKIILIAGPSSSGKTTFARRLAIQLRVNGLMPIPISLDDYFVDRQHTPKDEKGEYDFESIKALDLKLFNENLQSLLQGKETHIPSYNFKTGSREWSGNKIKLPRNGVLIIEGIHGLNDMLTNSIPKENKFKIYISALTQLNLDSHNRISTTDVRIIRRIVRDYLSRGYAAEDTLKMWPSIKKGEENNIFVYQENADVMFNSTLVYELCILKKHALKELEKINANSSVYYEALRLSSFLHFFKDVDESLVPENSILREFIGGSCFYKY